The following are from one region of the Coffea eugenioides isolate CCC68of chromosome 2, Ceug_1.0, whole genome shotgun sequence genome:
- the LOC113761024 gene encoding dehydrodolichyl diphosphate synthase complex subunit NUS1-like, whose amino-acid sequence MQRFSSANLSEEAAVNGRLVTRRNLTLEFVSFEDGKEAVAKAANYLFVKHYANGTKEKSDFTEPQMAEALGAIGSGGADPDLLLIYGPTRCHLGFPAWRLRYTEIVHMGPLKSMSYGSLVKAIFKYTMVHQNYGS is encoded by the exons ATGCAAAGATTCAGCAGTGCAAACTTGTCTGAG GAGGCTGCTGTTAATGGTCGGCTTGTTACCCGCAGAAATCTGACTTTGGAGTTTGTTTCATTTGAGGATGGAAAAGAAGCAGTTGCCAAAGCAGCTAATTATCTCTTTGTAAAGCACTATGCAAATGGTACTAAGGAAAAGTCAGATTTTACAGAGCCTCAAATGGCTGAAGCTTTAGGAGCCATTG gttctggaggAGCTGATCCTGATCTGCTACTAATTTATGGACCCACAAGATGCCATCTTGGGTTTCCAGCATGGAGACTTCGGTACACTGAAATAGT ACATATGGGGCCATTGAAGTCTATGAGTTATGGTTCCCTTGTTAAAGCCATTTTCAAGTACACTATGGTGCATCAAAATTATG GTTCATAA
- the LOC113761023 gene encoding ATP-dependent Clp protease proteolytic subunit 6, chloroplastic isoform X2, which translates to MPAVMTPGGPLDLCTVLFRNRIIFIGQPVTSQVAQQVISQLVTLATIDEDTDILMYLNCPGGSTYSVLAIYDCMSWPKVGTVCFGVAASQGALLLAGGEKGMRYAMPNARIMIHQPQSGCGGHVEDVRRQVNEAVQSRHNIDRMYASFTGQPLEKVQQYTERDRFLSVSEAMEFGLIDGVLETEY; encoded by the exons ATGCCGGCTGTAATGACACCAGGGGGACCGCTGGATCTCTGTACTGTCCTATTTAGGAATCGCATTATCTTTATTGGTCAGCCAGTTACTTCTCAGGTGGCTCAACAAGTTATATCACAGCTCGTGACTCTGGCCACTATTGATGAAGATACTGATATTTTG ATGTATCTGAACTGCCCAGGAGGGAGCACCTACTCTGTCTTGGCAATCTACGATTGCATGTCCTGG CCTAAGGTCGGTACAGTATGTTTTGGAGTTGCTGCAAGCCAAGGTGCGCTGCTGCTTGCTGGTGGAGAAAAGGGCATGCGGTATGCGATGCCAAATGCACGTATTATGATACATCAACCGCAAAGTGGATGCGGG GGACATGTGGAGGATGTAAGGCGCCAAGTGAATGAAGCAGTTCAATCTCGTCAT AATATTGACAGAATGTACGCTAGTTTTACTGGCCAACCTCTTGAGAAAGTGCAACAGTACACTGAAAGGGATCGTTTCTTATCTGTCTCTGAG GCTATGGAGTTTGGTCTAATTGATGGGGTTTTAGAAACAGAATACTAA
- the LOC113761023 gene encoding ATP-dependent Clp protease proteolytic subunit 6, chloroplastic isoform X1 gives MPAVMTPGGPLDLCTVLFRNRIIFIGQPVTSQVAQQVISQLVTLATIDEDTDILMYLNCPGGSTYSVLAIYDCMSWIKPKVGTVCFGVAASQGALLLAGGEKGMRYAMPNARIMIHQPQSGCGGHVEDVRRQVNEAVQSRHNIDRMYASFTGQPLEKVQQYTERDRFLSVSEAMEFGLIDGVLETEY, from the exons ATGCCGGCTGTAATGACACCAGGGGGACCGCTGGATCTCTGTACTGTCCTATTTAGGAATCGCATTATCTTTATTGGTCAGCCAGTTACTTCTCAGGTGGCTCAACAAGTTATATCACAGCTCGTGACTCTGGCCACTATTGATGAAGATACTGATATTTTG ATGTATCTGAACTGCCCAGGAGGGAGCACCTACTCTGTCTTGGCAATCTACGATTGCATGTCCTGG ATAAAGCCTAAGGTCGGTACAGTATGTTTTGGAGTTGCTGCAAGCCAAGGTGCGCTGCTGCTTGCTGGTGGAGAAAAGGGCATGCGGTATGCGATGCCAAATGCACGTATTATGATACATCAACCGCAAAGTGGATGCGGG GGACATGTGGAGGATGTAAGGCGCCAAGTGAATGAAGCAGTTCAATCTCGTCAT AATATTGACAGAATGTACGCTAGTTTTACTGGCCAACCTCTTGAGAAAGTGCAACAGTACACTGAAAGGGATCGTTTCTTATCTGTCTCTGAG GCTATGGAGTTTGGTCTAATTGATGGGGTTTTAGAAACAGAATACTAA